A genomic region of Aspergillus oryzae RIB40 DNA, chromosome 1 contains the following coding sequences:
- a CDS encoding uncharacterized protein (predicted protein): protein MATITQSVSTAIELQDRNQVGGRLTKHTGDPTPPENSDAVLQASLAADAEVPDGGYGWVIISACAVVAWWFTGTSYCWGVLQAALVKEGVSTSSTLAFIGSLAPACISFLGVINANVIRSGFTTKNVGGLFATAGVLFGLGLR, encoded by the exons ATGGCGACAATCACTCAGTCGGTGTCCACAGCAATCGAGTTGCAGGACCGCAATCAGGTTGGAGGGAGACTTACCAAACACACTGGCGATCCAACACCACCGGAAAATTCAGATGCGGTATTACAAGCCTCACTCGCAGCTGATGCCGAGGTTCCTGATGGAGGTTACGGCTGGGTCATCATTTCTGCATGCGCAGTAGTTGCCTGGTGGTTCACTGGAACCTCCTATTGCTGGGGTGTCCTGCAAGCAGCATTGGTTAAGGAAGGGGTatcaacttcttctaccCTGGCTTTCATCGGCTCGCTTGCCCCGGCAtgtatttcctttttgggcGTAATCAATGCGAATGTCATTCGGAG CGGCTTCACCACCAAGAATGTGGGTGGCTTGTTTGCGACTGCTGGTGTTCTCTTCGGTCTCGGGCTCAGGTAA
- a CDS encoding uncharacterized protein (predicted protein): MVVSAIPAQYFRAKRGIANGMVYAGGGLGGTVISFIMNALLGKVGIAWTFRIIGFMIWGTGLPAACFIKERVPIQRTQFVEWRLFRDIRFALLFAAGAIATFPLFVPPFFLPLYTESMGMNSGVGAGVVAAFNFSSAVGRLMCGFCSDRLGPLNTLFMSLLLSALSMLILWPVSTSIGPLIVFVIINGMGNGGFFSTMPTVVGNVFGSARVSVAMGMIVTSWAGGYLMGAPIAGYILNASGGEDSGISAYRPAIFYAGGMALGASVLAMFIRLKTDAQPFKKL, encoded by the exons ATGGTGGTCTCTGCGATCCCTGCGCAATATTTCAGGGCAAAGCGCGGCATTGCTAACGGGATGGTTTACGCCGGAGGTGGCCTCGGGGGTACCGTCATTAGTTTTATCATGAACGCCTTGCTTGGTAAGGTGGGAATCGCGTGGACCTTCCGGATCATTGGTTTCATGATCTGGGGGACGGGCCTGCCAGCAGCGTGCTTCATTAAAGAACGGGTGCCAATCCAGCGTACGCAATTTGTGGAGTG GCGACTCTTCCGCGACATTCGATTTGCTTTGCTGTTTGCAGCCGGCGCGATTGCTACTTTCCCGCTTTTCGTCCCCCCGTTTTTTCTTCCGCTATACACAGAATCGATGGGAATGAACTCGGGAGTCGGTGCAGGAGTGGTGGCTGcattcaacttctcctctGCGGTGGGAAGGCTAATGTGCGGCTTCTGTAGTGACAGACTGGGACCGCTGAACACCCTGTTCATGTCTCTTTTGCTCAGTGCCCTCAGCATGCTGATTCTTTGGCCCGTTTCGACGTCCATTGGCCCGTTGATTGTCTTCGTGATTATTAACGGAATGGGCAATGGTGGCTTCTTTTCAACCATGCCTACAGTCGTCGGAAATGTGTTTGGTTCAGCTCGAGTATCCGTCGCAATGGGCATGATAGTGACCAGCTGGGCTGGAGGTTATTTGATG GGCGCTCCAATTGCTGGTTATATTTTAAACGCATCTGGCGGAGAGGACAGCGGTATTAGTGCCTATCGTCCTGCTATATTTTATGCGGGTGGCATGGCTCTGGGCGCATCTGTGTTGGCGATGTTTATACGCCTCAAAACTGATGCACAGCCGTTCAAGAAGCTCTGA